The proteins below come from a single Kitasatospora sp. NBC_00315 genomic window:
- a CDS encoding MFS transporter: protein MPRGAVNPRARRGEPGLLAQLRRPPGGRDARIMLLAQLMDRTGSGVWGASAVLYFTFVAGLDARQLGLLLGAAGVAGIAGSPLAGRLADRFPVRPLLIGCHLLRLGTLCLLLVCTGLHLLLPVVAVTHLGDRAAKTLEMLFATRVAGERRSTYQALSRSAANAGYALGAGIAAIGLAVGTAAAYRSLILADALSFLVAAALVWRTGEPRGGGSVVARYGGPDAASDPVGGGVGDSAGRPAESPTRSPWRDRGYLLFVLLDVPMNLDDSILGVGLPLWLVSRTAAPHAVVPVFLVINTVLVVVLQVRVSARVTEPRQAAGAVLLYGLTMFASCIVLATATGGGPWAAAAAMLAAAVLVTAAELMRSVSSWELAVSLAPRRARASYLGVAGMSQSVQKSAGPLLLTGAVLTAGPAGWLVLGAAVAALSVVQRRACLRRLEAVLPPSPADRPPVAQPAGGRITP, encoded by the coding sequence ATGCCACGCGGCGCAGTGAACCCCCGGGCCCGCCGGGGCGAACCCGGCCTGTTGGCACAGTTGCGGCGGCCACCGGGCGGCCGTGACGCGCGGATCATGCTGCTCGCCCAACTGATGGACAGGACCGGCTCGGGCGTCTGGGGCGCCTCGGCGGTCCTGTACTTCACCTTCGTGGCCGGACTGGACGCCCGGCAGTTGGGCCTGTTGCTCGGCGCGGCCGGCGTCGCGGGCATCGCCGGCTCGCCGCTGGCCGGTCGGCTGGCCGACCGCTTCCCGGTGCGCCCGCTGCTGATCGGCTGTCACCTGCTGCGCCTCGGGACCCTCTGCCTGCTGCTGGTCTGCACCGGCCTCCACCTGCTGCTCCCCGTGGTCGCGGTCACCCACCTCGGCGACCGGGCGGCCAAGACCCTGGAGATGCTGTTCGCCACGCGGGTCGCGGGTGAGCGCCGCTCCACCTACCAGGCGCTGTCGCGCAGTGCGGCGAACGCCGGCTACGCGCTCGGCGCCGGGATCGCCGCGATCGGACTCGCGGTGGGGACGGCCGCCGCCTACCGATCCCTGATCCTGGCCGACGCACTGTCGTTCCTGGTGGCCGCCGCGCTGGTGTGGCGCACCGGCGAGCCACGCGGCGGCGGTTCGGTGGTGGCGCGCTACGGCGGCCCCGACGCGGCGAGTGACCCGGTGGGTGGCGGGGTCGGCGATTCGGCGGGCCGGCCGGCCGAATCGCCGACCCGGAGCCCGTGGCGGGATCGCGGCTACCTGCTGTTCGTCCTGCTGGACGTCCCGATGAACCTGGACGACTCGATTCTGGGCGTCGGGCTGCCCCTGTGGCTGGTGAGTCGCACGGCGGCGCCGCACGCCGTCGTCCCGGTGTTCCTGGTGATCAACACCGTGCTGGTGGTCGTGCTCCAGGTCCGGGTGTCGGCCAGGGTCACCGAGCCGCGCCAGGCCGCCGGAGCGGTGCTGCTGTACGGGCTGACGATGTTCGCGTCCTGCATCGTGCTGGCCACCGCCACCGGCGGCGGGCCCTGGGCCGCCGCGGCCGCCATGCTCGCCGCGGCGGTGCTGGTGACCGCGGCGGAGCTGATGCGTTCGGTGAGCTCCTGGGAGCTGGCGGTCTCGCTGGCGCCCCGGCGGGCGCGGGCTTCCTACCTGGGGGTGGCCGGAATGTCCCAGTCGGTGCAGAAGTCCGCCGGACCGCTGCTGCTGACCGGCGCGGTGCTGACCGCCGGCCCGGCGGGCTGGCTCGTGCTCGGCGCGGCGGTGGCGGCGCTTTCCGTCGTGCAGCGACGGGCTTGCCTGCGGCGGTTGGAGGCCGTGCTCCCGCCGTCCCCCGCCGACCGGCCGCCGGTCGCCCAGCCGGCCGGCGGCCGGATCACGCCCTGA
- the dnaE gene encoding DNA polymerase III subunit alpha encodes MADSFVHLHVHTEYSMLDGAAKNGKLFAEAEKQGMPAIAMSDHGNMFGAYEFFQTATKSSVKPIIGIEAYVAPGSRFAKKPVFWAPGGQRMANADGEGGKDVSGGGRYTHMTMWAENAQGLRNLFKLSSLASMEGYYMKPRMDRELIAENAAGIIATTGCPSGEVQTRLRLGQYDEAVKAAAAYQDIFGRENYFLELMDHGLSIERDVREDLLRLAKQLNIPLLATNDSHYVTEDQSDAHDSLLCVGVGKNKDDPNRFKFNGSGYYIKTAEQMREMFRELPEACDNTLAIGERIQPYDEVFTYVDRMPQFDVPEGETQASFLRQKIKAGLSLRYGDNPSQEVLDRVELEMGVISPMGFDAYFLVVADICQYARDNGIPVGPGRGSAAGSMVSYLTRITELDPLEHDLLFERFLNPERINPPDVDIDFDDRQRDQMVRYVTDKYGEAYTAQVNTFGTIKAKAAVKDANRILGYPFAMGDRITKAMPPDVMGKGVPLADLFNEKHPRYNEGTEIRSLYANEPDVKKIIDTGLGIEGLIRGTGVHAAAVILSSTPLLELVPLHKRDKDGTIITGFDYPSCEALGLIKMDFLGLRNLGIIDHCIKIIKSNRGGEVNIEKIPLDDPTTYELLARGDTLGVFQLDGGPMRALLKLMKPTEFADISAVSALYRPGPMGMNSHTNYALRKNAQQEIIPIHPELEEPLKEVLGPTYGLIVYQEQVQRAAQVLAGYSLGQADLLRRAMGKKKKEVLEKEFVPFHAGCKERGYSDEAIQAVWDVLVPFAGYAFNKSHSAAYGLVSYQTAYLKANYPAEYMAALLTSVADDKDKMAIYLAECRQMGIKILSPDVNESVVDFTAVGTDVRFGLKAVRNVGVPVIESLVRTRGEKGKYTSFADFLDKVELVVCNKRTIDSLIKAGAFDSLGHTRLSLTSVHESAVDAVTGVKKQQAIGQDDLFGAMDNGEDIPAIGLDFELTEREWPRKQLLSLEREMLGLYVSSHPLDGAEHILSRNRDISIAELLGSGRTEGEVKLAGLITGVDRRINKAGNAWAIITLADRDGSVEVLFFPATYNLMADQMVEDNVISARGRLNERDGSLSIFGQEISTLDISSAEHGGKPPVQITVPFTKVSPRVVHELKRSLRAHPGDVPVRMLTTSPQKNVLYELGFLVNPDNGFASEVKTLLGPSAWSA; translated from the coding sequence GTGGCCGACAGCTTCGTGCACCTCCATGTCCACACCGAGTACTCGATGCTGGACGGGGCGGCGAAGAACGGCAAGCTCTTCGCCGAGGCCGAGAAGCAGGGCATGCCGGCCATCGCGATGAGCGACCACGGCAACATGTTCGGCGCGTACGAGTTCTTCCAGACCGCGACCAAGAGCTCGGTGAAGCCGATCATCGGGATCGAGGCGTACGTCGCGCCCGGTTCGCGCTTCGCGAAGAAGCCGGTCTTCTGGGCTCCGGGCGGGCAGCGGATGGCCAACGCCGACGGTGAGGGCGGCAAGGACGTCTCCGGCGGCGGCCGGTACACCCACATGACCATGTGGGCGGAGAACGCCCAGGGCCTGCGCAACCTCTTCAAGCTCTCCTCGCTCGCGTCGATGGAGGGCTACTACATGAAGCCCCGCATGGACCGCGAGCTGATCGCCGAGAACGCGGCCGGCATCATCGCCACCACCGGCTGCCCCTCGGGCGAGGTGCAGACCCGGCTGCGGCTGGGCCAGTACGACGAGGCGGTCAAGGCCGCCGCTGCCTACCAGGACATCTTCGGCCGGGAGAACTACTTCCTGGAGCTGATGGACCACGGCCTGTCCATCGAGCGCGACGTCCGCGAGGACCTGCTGCGCCTGGCGAAGCAACTGAACATCCCGCTGCTGGCCACCAACGACTCGCACTACGTCACCGAGGACCAGTCCGACGCGCACGACAGCCTGCTCTGCGTCGGCGTGGGCAAGAACAAGGACGACCCGAACCGGTTCAAGTTCAACGGCTCGGGCTACTACATCAAGACCGCCGAGCAGATGCGGGAGATGTTCCGCGAGCTGCCCGAGGCCTGTGACAACACGCTGGCGATCGGCGAGCGGATCCAGCCCTACGACGAGGTCTTCACCTACGTCGACCGGATGCCGCAGTTCGACGTGCCCGAGGGCGAGACCCAGGCGTCCTTCCTGCGCCAGAAGATCAAGGCCGGGCTGTCGCTGCGCTACGGCGACAACCCGAGCCAGGAGGTGCTGGACCGGGTCGAGCTGGAGATGGGCGTCATCTCCCCGATGGGCTTCGACGCGTACTTCCTCGTGGTCGCGGACATCTGCCAGTACGCCCGCGACAACGGCATCCCGGTCGGCCCGGGCCGTGGCTCCGCGGCCGGGTCGATGGTCTCCTACCTGACCCGGATCACCGAGCTGGACCCGCTGGAGCACGATCTGCTGTTCGAGCGGTTCCTGAACCCCGAGCGCATCAACCCCCCGGACGTCGACATCGACTTCGACGACCGCCAGCGCGACCAGATGGTGCGCTACGTCACCGACAAGTACGGCGAGGCGTACACCGCCCAGGTGAACACCTTCGGCACCATCAAGGCCAAGGCCGCCGTCAAGGACGCCAACCGCATCCTCGGCTACCCCTTCGCGATGGGCGACCGGATCACCAAGGCGATGCCGCCGGACGTGATGGGCAAGGGCGTCCCGCTGGCGGACCTGTTCAACGAGAAGCACCCGCGCTACAACGAGGGCACCGAGATCCGCTCGCTCTACGCGAACGAGCCCGACGTCAAGAAGATCATCGACACCGGCCTCGGCATCGAGGGCCTGATCCGCGGCACCGGCGTGCACGCGGCCGCCGTGATCCTCTCGTCCACACCCCTGCTGGAACTCGTCCCGCTGCACAAGCGGGACAAGGACGGCACGATCATCACCGGCTTCGACTACCCGTCCTGCGAAGCCCTGGGCCTGATCAAGATGGACTTCCTGGGTCTGCGGAACCTGGGCATCATCGACCACTGCATCAAGATCATCAAGTCCAACCGCGGTGGCGAGGTCAACATCGAGAAGATCCCCCTCGACGACCCCACCACGTACGAACTCCTCGCCCGGGGTGACACCCTGGGCGTCTTCCAGCTCGACGGCGGCCCGATGCGCGCCCTGCTCAAGCTGATGAAGCCCACCGAGTTCGCCGACATCTCCGCCGTCTCGGCGCTGTACCGGCCCGGCCCGATGGGCATGAACTCGCACACCAACTACGCGCTGCGCAAGAACGCCCAGCAGGAGATCATCCCGATCCACCCGGAGCTGGAGGAGCCTCTCAAGGAGGTCCTCGGCCCGACGTACGGCCTGATCGTCTACCAGGAGCAGGTGCAGCGAGCCGCGCAGGTGCTGGCCGGCTACAGCCTCGGACAGGCAGACCTGCTCCGCCGCGCGATGGGCAAGAAGAAGAAGGAGGTCCTGGAGAAGGAGTTCGTGCCCTTCCACGCGGGCTGCAAGGAGCGCGGCTACTCCGACGAGGCCATCCAGGCGGTCTGGGACGTCCTGGTCCCGTTCGCCGGCTACGCGTTCAACAAATCGCACTCCGCCGCGTACGGGCTGGTCTCCTACCAGACCGCCTACCTCAAGGCGAACTATCCGGCCGAGTACATGGCCGCCCTGCTCACGTCGGTGGCCGACGACAAGGACAAGATGGCGATCTACCTCGCCGAGTGCCGCCAGATGGGCATCAAGATCCTCTCGCCGGACGTGAACGAGTCCGTGGTCGACTTCACCGCCGTCGGCACCGACGTCCGCTTCGGCCTCAAGGCCGTCCGCAACGTCGGCGTGCCCGTCATCGAGTCCCTGGTGCGGACCCGTGGCGAGAAGGGCAAGTACACCTCCTTCGCCGACTTCCTCGACAAGGTCGAGCTGGTGGTGTGCAACAAGCGCACCATCGACTCCCTGATCAAGGCCGGCGCCTTCGACTCGCTCGGGCACACCCGGCTCTCGCTCACCAGCGTGCACGAGAGTGCGGTCGACGCCGTCACCGGCGTCAAGAAGCAGCAGGCCATCGGCCAGGACGACCTGTTCGGCGCGATGGACAACGGCGAGGACATCCCGGCCATCGGCCTGGACTTCGAACTCACCGAACGCGAGTGGCCGCGCAAGCAACTGCTCAGCCTCGAAAGGGAGATGCTCGGCCTGTACGTTTCCAGCCACCCGCTGGACGGCGCCGAGCACATCCTCTCCCGCAACCGTGACATCTCCATCGCGGAGCTGCTCGGCTCCGGGCGCACCGAGGGCGAGGTCAAGCTCGCCGGGCTGATCACCGGCGTGGACCGCCGGATCAACAAGGCCGGCAACGCCTGGGCCATCATCACGCTGGCGGACCGCGACGGCTCCGTCGAGGTGCTGTTCTTCCCCGCCACCTACAACCTGATGGCCGACCAGATGGTCGAGGACAACGTCATCTCGGCCCGCGGCCGGCTCAACGAGCGCGACGGCTCCCTGAGCATCTTCGGCCAGGAGATCAGCACCCTCGACATCTCCTCGGCCGAGCACGGCGGCAAGCCCCCCGTGCAGATCACCGTCCCGTTCACCAAGGTGAGCCCGCGCGTGGTGCACGAGCTCAAGCGCTCGCTGCGGGCCCACCCCGGGGACGTGCCCGTCCGGATGCTGACCACCAGTCCGCAGAAGAACGTCCTCTACGAGCTCGGGTTCCTGGTCAACCCCGACAACGGCTTCGCGAGCGAGGTCAAGACACTGCTGGGGCCGTCCGCCTGGAGCGCCTGA
- a CDS encoding type II toxin-antitoxin system PemK/MazF family toxin yields MAELTHQDERSPGSHGPAATREVDPLRIGRVRTEYAPDHDGDPDPGEIVWTWVPYEENDGRGKDRPVLVVAREADGTLLTVMLSSKAHADSDWVPIGSGPWDRTGRDSWVALDRVLRVHDAGMRREACALDRARFNLVVDRLKLRYRWS; encoded by the coding sequence ATGGCTGAGTTGACGCACCAGGACGAGCGCTCCCCCGGCTCCCACGGACCCGCCGCGACCCGGGAGGTCGACCCGCTGCGGATCGGCCGGGTCCGCACCGAGTACGCGCCCGACCACGACGGTGATCCCGACCCGGGCGAGATCGTCTGGACCTGGGTGCCGTACGAGGAGAACGACGGCCGCGGCAAGGACCGCCCGGTGCTGGTGGTCGCCCGGGAGGCGGACGGCACGCTGCTCACCGTGATGCTCTCCAGCAAGGCGCACGCCGACAGCGACTGGGTGCCGATCGGCTCGGGGCCCTGGGACCGCACCGGCCGGGATTCCTGGGTCGCCCTGGACCGGGTGCTGCGGGTGCACGACGCGGGGATGCGCCGCGAGGCCTGCGCGCTGGACCGGGCCCGCTTCAACCTCGTCGTGGACCGGCTGAAGCTGCGCTACCGCTGGAGCTGA
- a CDS encoding LysR family transcriptional regulator — MLDVRRLRLLRELAHRGTIAAVAEALAFSPSAVSQQLSVLEREAGVPLLERTGRRVSLTPAGRNLVRHAEAVLERLELAAAELVDARQGPAGPLRIGTFPSAARAIVPGALAVLAREHPALEPMVAEMDPADVADALRAGELDVALVHDYDFVPSPAEPGLATEPLFSEAMYLASARTDGAALASARTDGAALASARTDGAAPAATPASAGAAAASAPVDPVAAHRDTPWIMGTPGTLCRTMAVRACEAAGFTPRVRHQVDEFATVLALVAAGQGVALVPRLGAVDPPPGVLLTELAMCRRTRTAFRSGAATHPAVAAFTAALRTTLPSALGSATAPGS; from the coding sequence ATGCTCGACGTCCGGCGCCTGCGCCTGCTCAGGGAACTCGCCCACCGGGGTACCATCGCCGCCGTGGCCGAGGCCCTCGCCTTCAGTCCGTCCGCCGTCTCCCAGCAGCTGTCCGTGCTGGAGCGGGAGGCCGGGGTGCCGCTGCTGGAGCGCACCGGCCGCCGGGTGAGCCTGACGCCCGCCGGGCGCAACCTGGTCCGCCATGCCGAGGCCGTGCTGGAGCGGCTGGAGCTGGCCGCCGCCGAACTGGTCGACGCCCGGCAGGGGCCGGCCGGACCGCTGCGGATCGGCACCTTCCCGAGTGCGGCCCGGGCGATCGTCCCGGGCGCGCTGGCCGTCCTCGCCCGCGAGCACCCCGCGCTGGAACCGATGGTCGCCGAGATGGATCCGGCGGACGTCGCGGACGCGCTGCGGGCGGGCGAGCTGGACGTCGCGCTCGTCCACGACTACGACTTCGTGCCCTCCCCGGCCGAACCGGGCCTGGCCACCGAACCGCTGTTCAGCGAGGCCATGTATCTGGCGTCAGCCAGGACCGACGGCGCCGCTCTGGCGTCAGCCAGGACCGACGGCGCCGCTCTGGCGTCAGCCAGGACCGACGGCGCCGCTCCGGCCGCGACCCCGGCGTCGGCCGGCGCCGCCGCCGCGTCGGCCCCCGTCGATCCGGTCGCCGCGCACCGGGACACCCCCTGGATCATGGGTACGCCCGGCACGCTCTGCCGCACGATGGCCGTCCGGGCCTGCGAGGCGGCCGGCTTCACCCCCCGGGTGCGCCACCAGGTCGACGAGTTCGCCACCGTGCTGGCCCTGGTCGCGGCGGGCCAGGGGGTCGCCCTGGTCCCCCGCCTCGGTGCGGTGGACCCGCCGCCGGGCGTCCTCCTCACCGAACTCGCGATGTGCCGCCGCACCAGGACGGCGTTCCGCAGCGGGGCGGCCACCCACCCGGCCGTGGCCGCCTTCACCGCCGCGCTGCGCACGACGCTGCCCTCCGCTCTCGGGAGCGCGACCGCGCCGGGATCTTGA
- a CDS encoding dihydrodipicolinate synthase family protein, producing the protein MDHRTPLRGIYVPLVTPFAADGTIAAGALEELAHGALDQGAAGLAALGTTAEEAALDAAERRTVLRVTAAVCRERGATLLVGAGGSDTRRAGEALLALGEQAPEAAAAMVTVPAFSRPGEAGVVAHFRYLAGLSPVPLVIYHIPYRTGQPLGAAALLELAAVPGIAGVKYATGGIDQDTVELLGAAPGGFAVLAGDDAFLSPMLALGAAGGILASAHLATARFAELAGAWLAGDVERARPLGHALAGLAGAAFAAPNPTVIKGVLHAQGRIPTPDVRLPLLPAEPARVAAALARAAALAD; encoded by the coding sequence ATGGACCACCGCACCCCGCTGCGCGGGATCTACGTACCGCTCGTCACCCCGTTCGCCGCCGACGGCACGATCGCCGCCGGGGCGCTGGAGGAGCTGGCGCACGGCGCCCTGGACCAGGGCGCCGCCGGCCTCGCCGCGCTCGGCACCACCGCCGAGGAGGCCGCCCTGGACGCGGCCGAGCGGCGGACCGTGCTGCGGGTGACCGCCGCCGTCTGCCGTGAGCGCGGCGCGACGCTGCTGGTCGGCGCCGGTGGCTCCGACACCCGGCGCGCCGGCGAGGCCCTGCTCGCGCTCGGCGAGCAGGCCCCGGAGGCGGCCGCCGCGATGGTGACCGTCCCGGCGTTCTCCCGCCCGGGCGAGGCCGGGGTCGTCGCGCACTTCCGGTACCTCGCCGGGCTGAGCCCCGTCCCGCTGGTGATCTACCACATCCCCTACCGCACCGGGCAGCCGCTCGGCGCCGCCGCGCTGCTGGAGCTGGCGGCCGTGCCGGGCATCGCCGGGGTCAAGTACGCGACCGGCGGCATCGACCAGGACACCGTCGAGCTGCTGGGCGCGGCCCCGGGGGGCTTCGCCGTGCTGGCCGGGGACGACGCCTTCCTCTCCCCGATGCTGGCGCTCGGCGCCGCCGGCGGCATCCTGGCCTCCGCCCACCTGGCCACCGCCCGCTTCGCCGAGCTGGCCGGGGCCTGGCTGGCCGGCGACGTGGAGCGGGCCCGGCCGCTCGGCCACGCCCTGGCGGGCCTGGCCGGAGCCGCGTTCGCGGCGCCCAATCCCACCGTGATCAAGGGCGTGCTGCACGCCCAGGGCCGCATCCCCACCCCGGACGTCCGGCTGCCGCTGCTGCCCGCGGAGCCCGCCCGGGTGGCGGCGGCGCTGGCCCGGGCGGCGGCCCTGGCCGACTGA
- a CDS encoding aspartate-semialdehyde dehydrogenase, with the protein MRIGIVGATGQVGAVVRGILAEREFPVEQLRLFASARSAGRTLPWQGTEITVEDAATADYSGLDIVIFSAGGSTSKELAPKVAAAGAVVIDNSSAWRRDPEVPLVVSEVNPEAIADRPKGIIANPNCTTMAAMPVLRPLHEEAGLTALVATTYQAVSGSGLAGVAELHTQAGKVVGEADRLTHDGEAVEFPAPTVYRRPIAFNVIPLAGNLVDDGSFETDEEQKLRNESRKILGIPELKVSGTCVRVPVFSGHSLQINARFAGPISVERAYELLKDAPGVELSEIPTPLQAAGKDASYVGRIRVDETVDNGLALFLSNDNLRKGAALNAVQIAELVAAELG; encoded by the coding sequence ATGAGGATCGGCATTGTTGGGGCCACCGGCCAGGTCGGCGCGGTCGTGCGCGGCATCCTGGCGGAGCGCGAGTTCCCGGTCGAGCAGCTCCGGCTGTTCGCCTCGGCCCGCTCGGCCGGACGCACGCTGCCCTGGCAGGGCACCGAGATCACCGTCGAGGACGCGGCCACGGCCGACTACAGCGGCCTGGACATCGTGATCTTCTCGGCCGGCGGCTCGACCTCCAAGGAGCTGGCACCCAAGGTGGCGGCTGCCGGCGCGGTCGTCATCGACAACTCCTCGGCCTGGCGCCGCGACCCCGAGGTCCCGCTGGTGGTCTCGGAGGTCAACCCCGAGGCGATCGCCGACCGCCCCAAGGGCATCATCGCCAACCCGAACTGCACCACCATGGCCGCCATGCCCGTGCTGCGCCCGCTGCACGAGGAGGCCGGCCTGACCGCGCTGGTCGCCACCACCTACCAGGCCGTCTCCGGCTCCGGGCTGGCCGGCGTCGCCGAGCTGCACACCCAGGCCGGCAAGGTCGTCGGCGAGGCCGACCGGCTCACCCACGACGGCGAGGCCGTCGAGTTCCCGGCCCCCACCGTCTACCGGCGCCCGATCGCGTTCAACGTGATCCCGCTGGCCGGCAACCTGGTCGACGACGGCTCCTTCGAGACCGACGAGGAGCAGAAGCTCCGCAACGAGTCGCGCAAGATCCTCGGCATCCCCGAGCTCAAGGTCTCCGGCACCTGCGTGCGGGTGCCGGTCTTCTCCGGCCACTCGCTGCAGATCAACGCCCGCTTCGCCGGCCCGATCAGCGTCGAGCGCGCCTACGAGCTGCTCAAGGACGCGCCGGGCGTGGAGCTCTCCGAGATCCCGACCCCGCTCCAGGCCGCCGGCAAGGACGCCAGCTACGTCGGCCGGATCCGGGTGGACGAGACGGTCGACAACGGCCTCGCGCTCTTCCTCTCCAACGACAACCTCCGCAAGGGCGCGGCGCTCAACGCCGTCCAGATCGCCGAACTGGTCGCCGCCGAACTGGGCTGA
- a CDS encoding NYN domain-containing protein, which translates to MDRCVVLVDAGYLLGAAASLLAGDPSRSRVTVDHTALIAALRERAEAETGLPLLRIYWFDAAPDRRPMPEHRRLRVLPRVTVRLGALTRAEGRWVQKGVDAAMHAELSELARNRACADVVLVTGDGDLLPGMMSAKEHGVVVHLWALQAADGDFNQSEDLVGEADERRVLDREWIERWVAVRESLPFQAPGPRAEIAKILSAPPAPARSGAATRPAARPEPAAALAGAAEPASALKVVPTPKDLAGRAPVPVVAAAVPSANGGGGGNGGGAHAGVNGTGANGHVVNGSGPVLRWSSDRGWVDRPAAETATAGDGLPTLAQLTTAEQRWVDREEDITTIGGDAHEVGQVFARRWTERLGDVERLTVLWPDYPRIPHRVDGELLRYAARFGLLAHKDDQIDEHDRYAIRAGFWKELAVRVPGGDLIVVED; encoded by the coding sequence GTGGACCGCTGTGTCGTCCTGGTGGACGCCGGATACCTGCTGGGCGCGGCCGCCAGCCTGCTCGCCGGGGACCCGTCCCGGTCGCGGGTGACGGTGGACCACACCGCGCTGATCGCCGCGCTGCGCGAACGCGCCGAGGCCGAGACCGGTCTGCCGCTGCTGCGCATCTACTGGTTCGACGCGGCCCCGGACCGCCGCCCGATGCCCGAGCACCGCCGGCTGCGGGTCCTGCCCCGGGTGACGGTCCGGCTCGGTGCGCTGACCCGCGCGGAGGGCCGCTGGGTGCAGAAGGGCGTGGACGCCGCGATGCACGCCGAACTCTCCGAGCTGGCCCGTAACCGGGCCTGCGCGGACGTGGTCCTGGTCACCGGGGACGGCGATCTGCTGCCCGGCATGATGTCCGCCAAGGAGCACGGCGTGGTGGTGCACCTGTGGGCGCTGCAGGCCGCCGACGGGGACTTCAACCAGTCCGAGGACCTGGTCGGCGAGGCGGACGAGCGCCGGGTGCTGGACCGCGAGTGGATCGAGCGCTGGGTCGCCGTACGGGAGAGCCTGCCCTTCCAGGCGCCGGGACCGCGGGCCGAGATCGCCAAGATCCTCTCCGCGCCGCCGGCCCCCGCGCGCTCCGGCGCCGCGACGCGGCCGGCCGCGCGCCCGGAGCCGGCCGCCGCGCTGGCCGGGGCGGCGGAGCCCGCCTCGGCGCTGAAGGTCGTGCCGACCCCCAAGGACCTCGCGGGCCGCGCCCCGGTGCCGGTCGTGGCCGCCGCCGTCCCGAGCGCCAACGGCGGCGGGGGCGGGAACGGCGGGGGTGCCCACGCCGGGGTGAACGGCACGGGTGCCAACGGGCACGTGGTGAACGGCAGCGGCCCCGTGCTGCGCTGGTCCTCCGACCGGGGCTGGGTGGACCGCCCCGCCGCCGAGACCGCGACCGCGGGCGACGGCCTGCCCACGCTCGCCCAGCTCACCACCGCCGAGCAGCGCTGGGTCGACCGCGAGGAGGACATCACCACCATCGGCGGCGACGCCCACGAGGTCGGCCAGGTCTTCGCCCGGCGCTGGACGGAGCGGCTCGGCGACGTCGAGCGGCTCACCGTGCTGTGGCCCGACTACCCGCGCATCCCGCACCGCGTCGACGGCGAACTGCTCCGCTACGCGGCCCGGTTCGGCCTCCTCGCGCACAAGGACGACCAGATCGACGAGCACGACCGGTACGCCATCCGGGCCGGCTTCTGGAAGGAACTGGCCGTCCGGGTGCCCGGCGGGGACCTGATCGTCGTCGAGGACTGA
- a CDS encoding ABC transporter ATP-binding protein, which yields MPQGEAADPPGRPAELCCAVRDLVKTYRPARGGDAAVIRANDGISLDIRRGEVFGLLGPNGAGKSTLVRQLTGLLRPDSGSVEILGHDVVRHPERAARLLAYLGQESTALDELTVALAAETTGRLRGLSRAGARAEAADVLAELGLEALAARPLAKLSGGQRRLACLAATLVGERPLLVLDEPTTGMDPVARRAVWSAVDRRRAEHGVTVLLVTHNVIEAETVLDRVAVVDEGRVIACDTPGGLKALVDGDVRLDLVWRTEAPMEVPAVARLAERAERTGRRWTVRTSPEQARELVAAVTTGPAFAALDDFTLATPSLEDAYLKLGGRHGGLAK from the coding sequence GTGCCGCAGGGCGAGGCCGCCGACCCGCCGGGCCGGCCGGCCGAGCTGTGCTGCGCCGTGCGCGACCTGGTCAAGACCTACCGCCCCGCCCGTGGCGGGGACGCGGCCGTGATCCGCGCCAACGACGGCATCAGCCTGGACATCCGCCGGGGCGAGGTGTTCGGCCTGCTCGGCCCCAACGGGGCCGGCAAGTCCACCCTGGTCCGCCAGCTCACCGGGCTGCTGCGCCCGGACAGCGGCAGTGTGGAGATCCTCGGCCACGACGTGGTGCGCCACCCCGAGCGGGCGGCCAGGCTGCTGGCCTATCTCGGCCAGGAGTCCACCGCGCTGGACGAGCTGACGGTCGCGCTGGCCGCCGAGACCACCGGACGGCTGCGCGGCCTGAGCCGGGCCGGGGCCCGCGCCGAGGCCGCCGACGTGCTCGCCGAACTCGGCCTCGAAGCTCTCGCGGCCCGTCCGCTGGCCAAGCTCTCCGGCGGTCAGCGCCGGCTGGCCTGCCTCGCCGCGACGCTGGTCGGTGAGCGCCCGCTGCTCGTCCTGGACGAGCCGACCACCGGTATGGACCCGGTCGCCCGCCGGGCCGTCTGGTCCGCCGTGGACCGCCGCCGTGCCGAACACGGCGTGACCGTCCTGCTCGTCACCCACAACGTCATCGAGGCGGAGACGGTGCTCGACCGGGTCGCGGTGGTGGACGAGGGCCGGGTGATCGCCTGCGACACCCCCGGTGGCCTGAAGGCACTGGTCGACGGCGACGTCCGGCTCGACCTGGTCTGGCGCACCGAGGCCCCGATGGAGGTACCCGCCGTCGCCCGGCTCGCCGAGCGGGCCGAGCGCACCGGCCGCCGCTGGACCGTGCGGACCAGCCCCGAGCAGGCCCGTGAGCTGGTCGCCGCCGTCACCACCGGACCGGCCTTCGCCGCCCTGGACGACTTCACCCTGGCCACCCCGAGCCTTGAGGACGCCTACCTCAAACTGGGCGGCCGCCACGGAGGTCTGGCCAAGTGA